The Leptospira paudalimensis region CAGCAGGTTTTGTAAACTGCTCCCAAGAACTACCTCTCAAAGAATTAGCTTTGGCAAAATCTCAAGTAGAAAGAGCTGAAAGACTTTCCGCAGAAGAATATGCACCAGAAGAATACACTGAGGCGAAAAAAAGTTTAGTTTCTGCAAATGAATTTGCTGCTGAAGAAAAAGCATCGGACTCCAAAAAGAGTGCTGATTATGCAATTTCCAAAGCATATGATGCATTAGAAAAAACATTACCGAAGTTAGCTGCAAAATCAAGAGAAGAAGCAGTTGCTGCCATTGACGCAGCAGACGAAGCTTACGCTTCTGAATACACTCCAGAAGAATATAAAAAGGCAGTGAGTGCAAGAGATGCAGGTGAAACCAAATTAGCACAAGCTGATGCTAGCCTTGCTTCTTACTTACGTGAAGATAAAGACGAAACTGCAAAAGAATTAAAAAGAACTGTTGCTTTACAAGAATATGAAGATGCTCATAACCAATTCCAAGAAGCGTCAAAAATCAGTTCAGACGCAAGGAAAGTTGCACTTGAGAAATCAGGTGGGGCACTTGTCAAATCTGCAGACGAAGTAGATGCATTACTCGACAAAGCAGCTTCTTATTCAAAAGCGGGAAACCCTGCCATTGATGAAGAAAAAGCGAGAGTGGCTTCTGCAAGAGAAGACATTCAAGCAGGTAAATTAAAATCAGCGGACGAAAAAATCAAAGCTGCTCGATTGGCATCTGCATCCTTATTGCAAGATTCAATTAAAGACCATGCAAAAAATCGCAATGCACAAGCACGTGAAGTGGTTGAAGATGCAAACGTTCGATTTGGTGAGTTAAATGCTGAAACCTATCTTAAATCAAATGCAAAAGAATCATATGCAAGCACACAAGAAAACCTTGGAGCTTCCAATGAATCTTTACAAGCATCTGGGAACTTATTAGAACAAGATAAGTTTGAGGATTCTATTGCTCAATCCGAAGAAGCAATCCGTTTGGCTGAAATTTCAATCGACCAAATCGAAACTCTCAAAGGAAAAAATAACGTTGCTAAGAAAGATCGCAAAACAGTAGAAACAACTGAGACAACAACCACTGAAACAAAAGATACAAAAGCATCTTCTTCTCAAGTAGAAGAATTGTCTGGTGGTTGGAAACGATACACTGTAGAAAAATCTAATCCTGCAGATTGCCTCTGGAGAATCGCAGATCGTGAAGATATCTATAGTGATGCAAAACTTTGGCCACGTATTTTTGAAGCGAATCGTAAATCCATTCGTAACAAAAATCTAATCTATCCAAAACAAAAACTCAATATCCCACCAAAAACGGGAAAAATCGGAAAAGCTCCTAAACAATAAACATTGTTTAGGTGATGTGAAAAAAGCTGTCGTAAAGACAGCTTTTTTTTTGTCTAAATTATAGGATGAATATGAATAGAGGATATACAACTCCCATAACATCAATCACAGAAAAAGACTTTGAAAGCTTGGTGGAATTGGCTTTGGAAGAAGATTTGCCTGCGGGAGACATTACAACGGATACTTTGTTTTCTGTTGATGAATCTTGTACTGCTATCCTACTTGCGAAAGAAGAAGGTGTGTTATGTGGACTTTCTGTGATTCCTTGCCTAATCCAAAAATCAAAAACAAAGGTAACATGGAATCAAATTTTGGAAGATGGTGCCCCTTTATCCAAAGGGACAATCATTGGTGAGTTAAAAGGATCTCTCGTTGGTATTTTAAAAATGGAACGAATTTTACTCAATTTCATCCAATACCTTTCGGGAATTGCTACGAATGCCAATCGAGTTTCCAAACAGTTTCCAAATCTCCTCATTCTAGATACTAGAAAAACTTTACCTGGTTATCGAAAATTAGCAAAATATGCAGTGTATACAGGTGGCGGTGCTAACCATAGAATCAATTTGTCGGACATGGCAATGTTAAAAGATAACCACATAACAAAAGCAGGTTCGATTCAATCAGCCGTTCAAATGGTAAGGCAGAAAAATCCAGGGAAAAAAATTGAATTGGAAATTGATGGGCTCTCCCAACTAGAAGATGCCATCGATTCCAGGCCAGATATCCTTCTTTTGGATAATTTTTCCGATGGAGATACCGAAAAAGCAATTTATATCTTAAAAGAAAAAGCTCCAGAGATTCGTATCGAATGTTCAGGTGGCATAACACCTGATAAATTAAAATTTTTATCTAAGTTTGATGGAATTGGAGTGAGTATGGGATATTTAACTCATACTGTGAAATTTTTGGACATTAGTTTGGATATCAAATAATGGGACTTTATCAAGATATAAAGGACAAACAAGAGTTATTCGATGCAGTCCAAAAAAGACTCGGTTCCGAAAAAGCACAACTTATCGAAAAAGCTTATCACATTGCCAATAAAATGCATGAAGGACAAAAAAGGCTTTCTGGCGAACCATATATCATCCATCCAATGAATGTTGCTTCTGTATTGGATGACTTAGGTCTAGATGAAAGGGCAATCGCTGCAGGATTATTACATGATGTTGTAGAGGATACAAGTTACACCAAAGAAGATATGGCTAGAGAGTTTGGTGAGGACATTGCCGCTCTTGTAGAGGGTGTTACAAAAATTTCCGAAATTAAATCACAATCGAAAGAAACTGAAGCAGCAGAAAACATTCGAAAGATGTTACTTGCTACGATAAAAGATGTGCGTGTGATGTTAATTAAACTGGCAGATAAAACACATAATGTCAGAACGTTAAAATTCCAACCAGAAGAGAAACAGAAACGTATCGCCAAAGAAGTGTTATCTTTGTATGCTCCCATTGCGGGACGGCTCGGTGTTTATAAGGTAAAATTTGAATTGGAAGATTTAGCCTTTCAGTCTTTGCATCCAGAAGAATACCAAGAAATCAAGAAAAGAGTTTCGGCTAAAAAATCGGAACGTGATGAATACATTGAAAAAATTAAAATTATATTAAAACAACGATTAGCAGAAATCAATATTGATGCAAGGATAGACGGAAGGGCCAAACATTTTTACTCAATTTATCGTAAGATGGTAACCAAGGAAAAATCTTTTTCTGAAATTTTTGATCTTCGTGCTGTTCGAATCATTGCAAATGAAATCAAAGATTGTTATGGTGTACTTGGAATCGTGCATACATTATGGACTCCAATTCCTGGAAGATTCAAAGATTATATTGCCACTCCCAAAACAAACCTATACCAATCTTTACATACAACTGTGTTTGGACCCGATGGTCGTCCTATGGAAGTACAAATTCGTACAAAAGAGATGAATGCCATAGCTGAAAACGGAGTGGCTGCTCATTGGGCATACAAAGAATCGACTAACCTTTCTCGTTCCTCGGTTATCTTACAAAATGGTGTGGAAAATGCCTTCCGCATGAAATGGTTGGAGATATTGAAATCTTGGCAAGATCCAAGTTTAGACTCAAAAGAGTTTATGGAAGAACTCCAATATGACCTTCATGAAGATGAGGTTTTTGTTTTCACACCAAAAGGTGAAATCATCGAAATGCCAAAAGGTGCAACGGTTTTGGACTATGCATTTCGTATACACACTGATGTAGGCCTACACGCGCGTGGTGGCAAAGTGAATGGTAGGATGGTTACACTTCGTACGGAATTGAAGTCGGGTGACCAAGTAGAAATCATTACAGAAAAAAATTCGAAACCATCACCAATTTGGCTTCGGATTGTGAAAACCTCTGGCGCCAGACAAAAGTTACGTGCCTATTTTCGAAAACTCCAGGAAGATTCCCAAAAAGAAACCATTGGTTCTGTTTTAGAAGCTTCCAATCCAACCTTTGATGAAAATACGATCAAAGAAATCAAAAAAGTTAAGATTAAAAAACCGACAAAACCGAACCAAAACCAAGAAGAATCAAAAGAGTTTGGGATATCGGTTGCTGGTTGGAATGATGTACCAGTTCGAGTTGCCTCTTGTTGTACACCAATTCCAGGGGATGAAATCATTGGTTTTATCACACGTGGAAGAGGGGTTAGCGTTCACAAAAAAGACTGCACAACTGCAACCAAACAGTTAGAGTGGATGAAAACTATTCCCGTTCGTTGGGAAGGACCAGGGGAACCAATCCCAATTCAAATAGAAGTCCGTGCCAAAGACGTACAAGGAATTTATCTATCGATGGTGGAGTCTATTTCGAGTACGGAAACTAATATATTGGAGGCAGGTGCTTCTTCACATCCAAATGGTACACTTACCGCCAAATTCATGTTAGAAGTTGATCACTTAGACCAACTAAAAGAAATATTAGAAAATTTGAGAATGATCCAAGGTGTTGTGTTTGCCGAAAGGGTTAAAAAGTAAACCACTGTATCTCATTAGGTTCTA contains the following coding sequences:
- a CDS encoding lipoprotein LipL71 — protein: MLRKKKTSVFLSALVLFSAGFVNCSQELPLKELALAKSQVERAERLSAEEYAPEEYTEAKKSLVSANEFAAEEKASDSKKSADYAISKAYDALEKTLPKLAAKSREEAVAAIDAADEAYASEYTPEEYKKAVSARDAGETKLAQADASLASYLREDKDETAKELKRTVALQEYEDAHNQFQEASKISSDARKVALEKSGGALVKSADEVDALLDKAASYSKAGNPAIDEEKARVASAREDIQAGKLKSADEKIKAARLASASLLQDSIKDHAKNRNAQAREVVEDANVRFGELNAETYLKSNAKESYASTQENLGASNESLQASGNLLEQDKFEDSIAQSEEAIRLAEISIDQIETLKGKNNVAKKDRKTVETTETTTTETKDTKASSSQVEELSGGWKRYTVEKSNPADCLWRIADREDIYSDAKLWPRIFEANRKSIRNKNLIYPKQKLNIPPKTGKIGKAPKQ
- the nadC gene encoding carboxylating nicotinate-nucleotide diphosphorylase, with the translated sequence MNRGYTTPITSITEKDFESLVELALEEDLPAGDITTDTLFSVDESCTAILLAKEEGVLCGLSVIPCLIQKSKTKVTWNQILEDGAPLSKGTIIGELKGSLVGILKMERILLNFIQYLSGIATNANRVSKQFPNLLILDTRKTLPGYRKLAKYAVYTGGGANHRINLSDMAMLKDNHITKAGSIQSAVQMVRQKNPGKKIELEIDGLSQLEDAIDSRPDILLLDNFSDGDTEKAIYILKEKAPEIRIECSGGITPDKLKFLSKFDGIGVSMGYLTHTVKFLDISLDIK
- a CDS encoding RelA/SpoT family protein, with the protein product MGLYQDIKDKQELFDAVQKRLGSEKAQLIEKAYHIANKMHEGQKRLSGEPYIIHPMNVASVLDDLGLDERAIAAGLLHDVVEDTSYTKEDMAREFGEDIAALVEGVTKISEIKSQSKETEAAENIRKMLLATIKDVRVMLIKLADKTHNVRTLKFQPEEKQKRIAKEVLSLYAPIAGRLGVYKVKFELEDLAFQSLHPEEYQEIKKRVSAKKSERDEYIEKIKIILKQRLAEINIDARIDGRAKHFYSIYRKMVTKEKSFSEIFDLRAVRIIANEIKDCYGVLGIVHTLWTPIPGRFKDYIATPKTNLYQSLHTTVFGPDGRPMEVQIRTKEMNAIAENGVAAHWAYKESTNLSRSSVILQNGVENAFRMKWLEILKSWQDPSLDSKEFMEELQYDLHEDEVFVFTPKGEIIEMPKGATVLDYAFRIHTDVGLHARGGKVNGRMVTLRTELKSGDQVEIITEKNSKPSPIWLRIVKTSGARQKLRAYFRKLQEDSQKETIGSVLEASNPTFDENTIKEIKKVKIKKPTKPNQNQEESKEFGISVAGWNDVPVRVASCCTPIPGDEIIGFITRGRGVSVHKKDCTTATKQLEWMKTIPVRWEGPGEPIPIQIEVRAKDVQGIYLSMVESISSTETNILEAGASSHPNGTLTAKFMLEVDHLDQLKEILENLRMIQGVVFAERVKK